In Cyanobacterium sp. Dongsha4, the genomic window TTCCTTTTTTTGTAGCTCAACTCGTCAGAAACTAAAATACAGTTTTTGTTCGGGAGGAAAAACTAAATTAAGCTATTTCCCCCCAGAAGTTGACTTAATATCACAAAAGTCTTAACCTAGCTTAACGCTTTTTGATATTTTCATAGATCCAACCCTTAAACGTTTGGTAACGTTCAGAGACATTCTAAAACGTTTAAATTAATTTCAAACCTATGAGGATTGAACTAGAGGGGTAAGACCCAAATAAGGGCAAAATATCATTAGTGCGATCGCTGTTTTTGGTCAATTCAACAATAGTTGCTGTATTGTTAAAACCAGTTCAAAACTACTAAAAGAATAAATTTACTAATAATATGATATTAACAAAATCCACTACAGATATTGAAATAATTTCAACTTGGCTACAGGATAAGCAATCTAAGTTAACTCAGAAGCAATACAGTACAAACATTCGTCAGTTTATTAATTTCGTTGGTGTTTCTCTTGCTGATGTGAAATTAGAAGATTTACAAGGATACATCAAAATGATGGAGATGAAGGGGTATAGACCAAGCACTATAAAAACTAAGTTAACCAGTGTGAAAAGTCTATTTAGCTTCTGCTATCAGGTTGGTTATCTTTCTTCCAACATCGGCACATTAGTAAAATTTAAGGGGGGAAAAACGAAGCTGTCAGATAAGCTCATTGAACAGGAAAATATAAAGTTGATGGTAAATAATGCCAAAACTCTCAGAGATAAGCTCATCATCAAAACTCTTTTCAGCTTAGGGTTGAGGGTGTCCGAACTGGTTAATATCCAGTGGCAAGACTTCTTTTTTGAAGATGGAGTAATTAACCTCAGCATTACGGGTAAAGGCAGTAAGGAAAGAACTTTATTGGTGAGTCAGAATCTTTATTCTGAACTGTTGAAATTGAAAGAAGATGGAGTAATTTATGTTTTTCATGCCTATAGCAGAAATACCCCGTTAACCCGTCAATCCGTTAATATTTTCTTGACTAAGTTACAGAAGAAAATGGGTTTAGAGAAAAGAATTACACCTCATAAGTTCAGACATAGCCATGCTACCACTGCCATTAAAAGCGGTTGCGATTTATCTTTGTTGCAACAAT contains:
- a CDS encoding tyrosine-type recombinase/integrase, producing the protein MILTKSTTDIEIISTWLQDKQSKLTQKQYSTNIRQFINFVGVSLADVKLEDLQGYIKMMEMKGYRPSTIKTKLTSVKSLFSFCYQVGYLSSNIGTLVKFKGGKTKLSDKLIEQENIKLMVNNAKTLRDKLIIKTLFSLGLRVSELVNIQWQDFFFEDGVINLSITGKGSKERTLLVSQNLYSELLKLKEDGVIYVFHAYSRNTPLTRQSVNIFLTKLQKKMGLEKRITPHKFRHSHATTAIKSGCDLSLLQQSLGHSSIRTTEVYLNYRKNEGSTQFIDI